In a single window of the Salmo trutta chromosome 21, fSalTru1.1, whole genome shotgun sequence genome:
- the agxtb gene encoding alanine--glyoxylate and serine--pyruvate aminotransferase b isoform X1, giving the protein MMQRTLFRRGALLAQKAAVEVPLLPMSAPLQPRLDRAMSSVTIPPPECMLRPLEVPFRYLFGPGPSNVPPRVLAAGGRGIIGHMHPEMYEIMNDIKKGIQYAFQTQNNMTIAMSGSGHAAMECAVFNTVEPGESVLVAVNGIWGERVAEIAERMGANVHIMVKAPGGVFSNEEIEKALAKHKPVLFFLTHGESSAGLAHPVDGIGDLCRKHNTLFLVDAVASLGASPIFMDQQNIDILYTGSQKALNAPPGTAPISFNERACQKMFNRKTKPVSYLFDMAHLSNYWGNDGQPARLYHHTGPVLGFFSLRESLAIFAEKGLEESWRHHREVAGYLWKGLEDMGLKLFIQNKDLRLPSVTTIAIPEGYNWREMLQYIMKHHNMEMTGGLGPSTGMVMRLGLMGYNCQKTNADMALAALADALKNCKKSKA; this is encoded by the exons ATGATGCAGCGGACTTTGTTTCGCAGGGGAGCGCTGCTGGCGCAAAAGGCGGCTGTGGAGGTACCACTGCTCCCGATGAGCGCGCCTCTCCAGCCGCGCCTTGACCGTGCCATGTCCTCGGTGACCATCCCGCCCCCGGAGTGCATGCTCCGGCCGCTCGAGGTTCCTTTCCGCTACCTGTTCGGACCAGGACCGTCCAACGTGCCGCCCCGCGTTTTAGCCGCAGGTGGTAGGGGAATTATCGGCCATATGCACCCAGAAATGTACGAG ATCATGAACGACATCAAGAAGGGGATCCAGTACGCTTTTCAGACACAGAACAACATGACGATAGCGATGAGCGGCTCCGGACACGCAGCCATGGAGTGCGCCGTCTTCAACACGGTAGAACCCGGGGAGAGCGTGCTCGTGGCTGTCAATGGAATATGGGGAGAGCGCGTGGCTGAAATCGCCGAGAGAATGG GTGCCAATGTTCACATCATGGTAAAAGCACCGGGTGGAGTTTTCAGCAATGAAGAAATTGAAAAG GCCCTGGCCAAACACAAGCCCGTTCTGTTCTTCCTCACACATGGAGAGTCCTCTGCTGGCCTCGCCCACCCTGTCGACGGCATTGGAGACCTCTGCCGCAA ACACAATACCCTGTTTCTTGTAGATGCTGTCGCATCTCTTGGGGCGTCGCCTATTTTCATGGACCAGCAGA ATATTGACATCCTGTATACTGGCTCTCAAAAGGCATTGAATGCACCTCCTGGCACAGCACCCATCTCCTTCAACGAAAGAGCATG ccagAAGATGTTCAACAGGAAAACCAAACCAGTGTCCTACCTCTTTGACATGGCCCACTTGTCTAACTATTGGGGAAATGATGGTCAACCAGCCAGACT ATACCACCATACAGGACCAGTGTTGGGGTTCTTTTCCCTGAGGGAAAGTCTTGCTATTTTTGCTGAGAAG GGGCTGGAGGAGTCCTGGAGGCACCACAGGGAGGTGGCAGGGTACCTCTGGAAGGGCCTGGAAGACATGGGGCTCAAGCTATTCATCCAGAACAAG GACCTTAGGCTGCCCTCCGTCACCACCATTGCCATTCCTGAGGGCTACAACTGGAGAGAGATGCTGCAGTACATTATGAAGCACCACAATATGGAGATGACTGGGGGCCTGGGGCCCTCCACTGGCATG GTGATGCGCTTGGGTCTGATGGGATACAACTGCCAGAAGACCAATGCAGACATGGCACTGGCTGCCTTAGCCGACGCTTTGAAGAACTGCAAAAAGAGCAAAGCATAA
- the agxtb gene encoding alanine--glyoxylate and serine--pyruvate aminotransferase b isoform X2 has protein sequence MYEIMNDIKKGIQYAFQTQNNMTIAMSGSGHAAMECAVFNTVEPGESVLVAVNGIWGERVAEIAERMGANVHIMVKAPGGVFSNEEIEKALAKHKPVLFFLTHGESSAGLAHPVDGIGDLCRKHNTLFLVDAVASLGASPIFMDQQNIDILYTGSQKALNAPPGTAPISFNERACQKMFNRKTKPVSYLFDMAHLSNYWGNDGQPARLYHHTGPVLGFFSLRESLAIFAEKGLEESWRHHREVAGYLWKGLEDMGLKLFIQNKDLRLPSVTTIAIPEGYNWREMLQYIMKHHNMEMTGGLGPSTGMVMRLGLMGYNCQKTNADMALAALADALKNCKKSKA, from the exons ATGTACGAG ATCATGAACGACATCAAGAAGGGGATCCAGTACGCTTTTCAGACACAGAACAACATGACGATAGCGATGAGCGGCTCCGGACACGCAGCCATGGAGTGCGCCGTCTTCAACACGGTAGAACCCGGGGAGAGCGTGCTCGTGGCTGTCAATGGAATATGGGGAGAGCGCGTGGCTGAAATCGCCGAGAGAATGG GTGCCAATGTTCACATCATGGTAAAAGCACCGGGTGGAGTTTTCAGCAATGAAGAAATTGAAAAG GCCCTGGCCAAACACAAGCCCGTTCTGTTCTTCCTCACACATGGAGAGTCCTCTGCTGGCCTCGCCCACCCTGTCGACGGCATTGGAGACCTCTGCCGCAA ACACAATACCCTGTTTCTTGTAGATGCTGTCGCATCTCTTGGGGCGTCGCCTATTTTCATGGACCAGCAGA ATATTGACATCCTGTATACTGGCTCTCAAAAGGCATTGAATGCACCTCCTGGCACAGCACCCATCTCCTTCAACGAAAGAGCATG ccagAAGATGTTCAACAGGAAAACCAAACCAGTGTCCTACCTCTTTGACATGGCCCACTTGTCTAACTATTGGGGAAATGATGGTCAACCAGCCAGACT ATACCACCATACAGGACCAGTGTTGGGGTTCTTTTCCCTGAGGGAAAGTCTTGCTATTTTTGCTGAGAAG GGGCTGGAGGAGTCCTGGAGGCACCACAGGGAGGTGGCAGGGTACCTCTGGAAGGGCCTGGAAGACATGGGGCTCAAGCTATTCATCCAGAACAAG GACCTTAGGCTGCCCTCCGTCACCACCATTGCCATTCCTGAGGGCTACAACTGGAGAGAGATGCTGCAGTACATTATGAAGCACCACAATATGGAGATGACTGGGGGCCTGGGGCCCTCCACTGGCATG GTGATGCGCTTGGGTCTGATGGGATACAACTGCCAGAAGACCAATGCAGACATGGCACTGGCTGCCTTAGCCGACGCTTTGAAGAACTGCAAAAAGAGCAAAGCATAA